The stretch of DNA CATCGCCATCGTGATGTCGGTGTCCTCGGCGAGCGTGTCGTCGCTCATGCCGCCGACCCGTTCGAGCGCCGAACGCCGGAAGGCTCCTACGGCGCCGGGGATGGTCGGCATGCAGCCGAGCATGTCGTACATCCGGCGGTCGAGGTTGAAGCCCATCACGTACTCGATGTGCTGCCAGGCGCCGATCAGGGAGTCCCTGTTGCCGACCTTCGCGTTGCCCGCGACGGCGCCCACGCGCGGGTCGCCGAAGGGCTGCACGAGCTCGCGCACGGTGGACTGCTCGAAGACCGTGTCGCCGTCCATCATGACGATGAGGTCGTAACGGGCGTTGGCTATGCCCCTGTTGAGGGCCGCCGGTTTGCCCGCGTTCTGCTGGCGCACGACGCGTACGTTCGGCAGGCGAAGCCCCTCGACGATCAGTGCGGTGCCGTCCGACGAACCGTCGTCGATGACGATGATCTCGATGGGGTGGTCGCTCGTCATGAGCGAACGGACCGTGGCCTCGATGCACTTGGCTTCGTTGTAGGCGGGAACGAGGACCGATACCGGTTCGGTGATGTCGGGGCCCCAGCGGAAGCCCTTCTTGCGCACCTTGCGCGCGTGCACCGCGGAGAGCAGCAGCATCAGGCCGAAGCGGGCCATGACCAGGAAGCCGATCACTGCGAGGGCGACGACGAGTACGCCGGTGATCTTCTCCGAGGCTCCGACGAGGAAGACCCAGGCCTTGCCCTTCCACAGATCGAGGCCGGTGACCGGCGCGTGCGCGCTCGGGGCGTCCAGGGCCTCGGTGAGGTTGGTGAACCGGTAGCCCTTGTCCTGCAGATCGGGCAGGAACGTGTCGAGCGCGGCCACCGTCTGGGAGCGGTCGCCTCCGGAGTCGTGCATCAGGACGATGGCGCCCTTGCCGCCCTCGGGGGTGGCGCGGCGGATGATCTCGTCGACGCCGGGGCGCTTCCAGTCCTCGCTGTCGGTGTTGTTGACGACGGTGAGATAGCCGCGGCTGCCTATGTACTTCGTCACCGGCCAGGACTTGTTGTCCATGGCGTCGGAGAAGGAGGAGTACGGCGGGCGGAAGAGGGAGGTGCGGATGCCCGCGGCGCCCGCGAGGGCGAGCTGGTTCTGCGAGAGCTCCCAGTCGATGCGGCTCTTGGACTGGTACGACAGGTCGGGGTGGTTGAACGTGTGCAGGCCGACCTCGTGGCCCTCGTCCACCATGCGCTCGACCAGGTCGGGGTAGCGCGACGCCATCGTGCCGGTGACGAAGAAGACGCCGTGCGCGTCGTGCTTCTTCAGTACGTCGAGGACCTTGGGGGTCCACTCCGGGTCGGGGCCGTCGTCGAAGGTCAGCACGAGGCGGTGGTGGGGGACGCTCAGCGTGTCCTCGTGGCCGCCGCGGGTGTCGATGACCGGGCCGCCGTCTTCGAGGACCTTCTTCGGGACCTTGTCGGTGGCCGCGGGCGGCTGCACGCGGTGGTCGGCGAGGATCTCGCTGTGGGTGTAGCCGCGCAGCATGAGCATCGCCATCAGGGCGACCAGGAGCAGCAGGGGCAGGAGATAGCGCAAGGGGAGTCTGCGCCGCTTGGCGCCGCGGGCCGGCTGCGCGCGGCGTCGGCCGCCGCCACCGCCGCCGCGGGTCTGGGTGCGAGTGTTCCGGGGCTGGGCGTGACTGTGCCGGGAGCCGGCGGGCCGGCCCCTGTTGGTGCGGGAGTTCATTGCTGTGCGCCCTCCGAGGGCTGCTTGCCGGCGCCTCGCGGGGACAGGTAACCGACCGCCTGGGCGCTCTGCGGGGACTGTGGGGCGGCGGCGGGCTGCACTGCGGAGACTTCGCCGCCTCCGCCCGCGCCGCCGGCGCCCGGGGTCTCGGGCGACGGGTCCGGGTCCGGCGTGGTGGGGTCGTCGGTCGGCTCCGGGTCCGGGTCCGGCTTCGTGGGGTCGTCGGTCGGGTCGGGGTCCCCGCCGTCGTCCGTGGGGTCGGGGTCGGGCTTGTCGCCGCCCGTGGGGCCGGGGGCGGGCGAATCGCCGGGCTCGACCTTGCCGTCGTCCGTCTTCGACGGGTCGGCCCCGCCGTCGTCACCGGTCGCGGGGGCGGTGGTGTCGCTCTCCGACGCTCCGGGCGACGGGGTCGCGCCGGGTGAGGCCGAGGGGTCGAGGGAGTCGGCCGGGCGGTTCGGTGTGTCCACCTTGCTCGCCGGCTTCTCGTCCTTGGGGTCGATCGGGAGCCAGGGCGCGTTCGAGTTGCCCGAGAGCAGGGTGCTCACGATGATCACCGCGTAGACGGCGCAGGCTATGCCGACGATCACGCCTATCCGGCGGTACCTCCGGCTGCGGCGGCCCGTCTCATCGACGAAAACCGGCCCGTCAGGCGCGTTCTGGTCACTCTCGGCGGACAGGTCCGCCAGCTGCCGCCCCACCCCGTCGATCTGAACGGTGACCTCGTTCGGATCATGGGTGTGTTCTGGTAGGGCATCTTCTCGCCAATTCTCCATGCGTACGCACAACCCCCACATAACCTGACTCGGGCGCGCACGACTCCGGGCAACTTGCCGTCGGACCGGGCCCCCACCCGGTCCGAGCGCCCCCCTATCACACCGCGCCCGGACCATGAATGTAGCGCACGGCGGTGACAGTCGTACTAATCCGTCAGTCCAGGCTCATCATGATGAGTGCATCTGTGGCCGGAACCCACCCGTCTTCGGGCCTCCGCAGCCACCCCTCTGCGGCGGCGAGCTCGGCCGCGGCCGCGCGCAGAGCGTCCACCCCCGGGTGCGCGAGCCCCTTTCTCCACACCAATGACACCGGTGACAGCGGAATGGGGTCGATCAGGGGCCGCAGGACCGACTCGGGCATGGCCGGAAAGTCCACCGCGGTGAGGACGGGGGTCCGGTTCTTGGCCATGATCCGCCCGAACTCCTCGGGGCCCACGGCGAGGGGCGCGGGCGCCGCCACGTCGATCCCGCGTCCCTCGAAAAGGCGATGCGCCAGGTCGGTCCACTCCAGCGTCCGGGGGTTTCCCGCCCCCGCGTACACGCTCTCCCCCGCGAGCGCGCCGAGCGGCACAGCGTCGAGCTCGGCCAGGGGGTGGCCGAGCGGCAGCAGCACCGCCATCGGCTCGTACCGCACGGGCTGCTGGGCGAGCCGCGCCCGCAGCGCCGGTTCGAGCCCGGCGTACCGCCCGAAGGAGACGTCTAGCCGTCCGGCAAGGATCTCGGCTGCGGCCCCGGTGAGCCCGCTCTCGAAGCGGGCCATCAGCTCGCAGTCCGGGGCGAGTTCGCGGGCCCGCTCCAGGACACGCCCACAGGTGAGCCCCGGGCTGTTCAGGTCCACGAGCAGCGGGCGTGCCGCACGGCCGTTTCCGGTGCCGCGCGCGAAGGCAGCGGTCAGGTCGTCCTGTGCCTCGATGACGCGCCGCGCGTACGGCAGCAGCCGCTCCCCCTCGGCGGTCAGCGTGACCTGCCGTGTCGTCCGCACGAACAGCTCGGCGCCCAACTCCCGCTCCAGGCGCCGCACATCACGGCTGAGCGCCTGCTGGGCGACGTACAGCCTGGCGGCGGCCCGCGTGAAGTGCAGCTCTTCGGAGACGGCCATGAAGGCGCGCAGGAGGCGGGGCTCCAGGTCGCGGGGTGCGCGGGGTATGCGGGGCTGCGCTGGCGGCTCTGCTGTCACGCCGGGAACTTACAGCCATCACCCCGGGGACTTACAACGGAAGTGCGTGAGTCGGACTCCAGAAGGTGTTGGACCCCACACCGCCGCCCCGGTGAGGGTGATCGCATGCCGCCCGCCGAACTCATGCCGCCCGCCGAACCCCGTGCGCCCCGCCGCCGCAACCCTTACGCCCGTCTCTTCCGGATACCCGGAGCCACCGCCTTCACCATCGGCAACCTCATCGCCCGCCTCCCCATGGGCATGTTCAGCGTGAGCGCCGTCATCATGATCGCCGGAGCACGCGGTTCGTACGCGCTCGCCGGTGCCGTCACCGCGACGGGCCTCGCCGCGACCGCCGTCGTGGCGCCCTGGACGGCACGGCTCGTCGACCGGCACGGCCAGGCGCGGATCGCCGTCCCCGCCACCGCTGCCGCCGCGCTCGGCTCGCTCGCGCTGTTGCTCTGCGTGCACTACGGAGCGCCCGACTGGACCCTGTTCGCCGCGTACGCCGCGACGGCGACCACCCCCAACACCGGCGGCATGTCCCGGGCTCGCTGGGCCCACCTCCTGAAGGATGACGACCGGGCCGTGCACACCGCCAACTCCTTCGAACAGGCCGCGGACGAGCTGTGCTTCATGCTCGGCCCCGTCCTCGCGGCCTTCCTGTGCGGGGCGCTCTTCCCGGAGGCGGGCACCCTCATCGGAGTCGTGCTGCTCCTGACCGGCGTGCTGCTCTTCGCCGCCCAGCGCGGGACGGAACCGCCGCCCCGTGGACGTACGACGGTCAAGGAGAAGTCGCCCCTCCACGCGCGCGGGATGCCCACCCTGCTCGCCGCGTTCCTCGCCACGGGCGCCGTCTTCGGCTCGATGGAGGTCGTGACGATCGCCTACGCCGACACACAGGGCCACAAGGCCGCCGCGGGCGCGATCCTCGCGCTCCAGGCCGCGGGCTCCTGCGCGGCGGGCCTCCTCTACGGGACGGTCAAGCCGGGCGGGCCCGCGCACCGCCGCCACGTCCTGTGTGCCGTGGCGATGGCGGTCCTGATGACGCTGCCGCTCCTGGCCGCCACGCTCACCGGCTCACTCCTTGTGCTCGCCGGGGCTCTCCTCGTCGCCGGGATGGCAACGGCCCCGACGATGGTCACCGGCATGTCGCTGATCCAACAGCGCACCCCCGAGGGCCGGTTGAACGAGGGCATGACCCTCGCCGTCACCGGTCTCCTCGGGGGCATCGCCTGCGGCGCCGCGTGCGGCGGCTGGGTGGTGGAGCACCTCGGTGCCGCCCAGGGCTACGCGGTGCCGGTCGCCGCCGCGTGCTGCGCGCTGCTGCTCAGCATCGCGCAGGCTTGCGCCACGAGCACTCCAGATCCCCGCTCGGCTCGGCCCCACGCTCCGAGCGCGGCCTGACGAGCACGGCCTCGTCCTCGGTCGACTTGGCGAGCGTCACGACGATCGCGTCCTCCAGGGCCTTCACCGACGAAGGCATGTAATTGTTCAGGATGATGCTGAACACCAGCTCACGCCCGCCCGCGTCCTTCACGTACCCCGAAAGAGCGGACGCCCCGGTCAACGACCCTGTCTTCGCCCGTACGTTGAGGGCCGCCGGCGTCCCGCACATCCGCGTGCGCAGGGTGCCGCCGACGAACTTGTCCGGGTCGCAGGCCACCGGAAGCGACTTGTACCAGTCGGCGTACCAAGGCTCGCCCTTCGCCGAGAGCAGCAGCTTGATCAGCTGGTCGGCGGGGGCGTTGTTCTTACGCGAGAGCCCGGATCCGTCGACGTGGCGCAGCTTGCCGGGATCGACACCGGCGGTCTTCAAGTAGGCGCTGATGGATGCGATCCCGTCCGGCCAGCTTCCGGCCCGCCCCGTCGCTTCGTGCCCCATCGCCTTCGTGAGGTTCTCCGCGTGCATGTTGTTGGAGAGCTTCATGAAGGGGATCATCAGCTCCTTCAACGGCATGGAGTCGTGCGACGCGAGCTGCCGCGCGCCCTTGGGGGTGGCGATCCCGGCCTTGGTGGGCCCGCTCACGCGCACCCCGTGCCCTTTCAGCGCGTCCCGGAAGATGGCGGCCGCGTATCCGGTCGGCTCCCAGACGGTGATCCACTCCTTGGTGGCACCACCTCCCACGGGGACGGTCCCGGTGACCGTGATGGTGTTCGTCCCGTGCTCGCGCTCGATGGTGAGCGTGTCCTCGCCACCCGCGGGGACGGTCTTCGCACTGTTGTCGACGTCCACGTAGTCCGTCTTCGGGGTCACCGTCACCTTCGGCCTGTCCCCGGCCTTCGCACCGGGCGAGGCCTCGACGATGACGGTCCCTGTGTCGTAGTCGGTGTCCGGGGCGACGCTCAGCGGGGAGATCTGGGCGGCGTAGTACGCGAATTCGTCGTCGCCGGCCCAGGTGTCGCCGATGCGCTTGTCGTCGAACCGGGTGTCGTCAGCGACGAGGCGCCCAGAGACCCGCCGGACGCCCGAGTCAGCGACTTTCGCGGCGAGCCGTTCGTAGTCCCCGACGAGGGTGGTCGGATCACCGGTGCCGCGCAGATACAGATTCCCGGAGAGGGTGGAACCGTGCCGCTTGCCATCGCTGAGCACATCGGTGGTGAAGCGATGGTCGGGCCCGAGCTGCTCCATGGCCGCGGCGGAGGTGAGCAGCTTGGTGTTGGATGCGGGCATCAGGCGCCCGCTGGGCAGGTGTTGGTAGAGCACGTCACCGGACGCGGCATCGGCGACGACGACGCTCGCCGCGCCGCCCTCCATCCGGGGATCGCCGAGGATGGTGTCGATGGCTTCGGGCAGGCCGCTGCGGTCGGAGTCGGCCCCGGCGGGCGAACTGACGGAGAGGGTGGCAGCCGCGACGCCGAGCACGGCGGGCCAGATCCAGTGGCGCATACGGGCGTTGACGCGTCTCACGGGTCTACTCATGACCCAGCAGCATCCCCGACTCCACCCCTCCACAACAGCCCCCACTCCGGCCACGTACGGCGTGGGACAGATCGCCTGGCGGTTTTTGGTCCCCCGGTGGGGCTGGGAGCGTGGGGGGGGCAGGTGCGGGGCGGCGAGGTCTCGCAGCCAGGCCGGGGGCAGGGGGGCGAGCACGGCAGCACGGCGCCCCACCCTCAGCCCAACAACAGGCAGGCAAGGGCAGGAAGGGCAGGCGCGGGTCACGCCGTCAGCCCAGGACCAGGACGGCGAGTGCGGGGACACGGCGGCCGACCGCCCGTCCCGGAGCAAGGCGCCGGGAGCGGCAGCACGGCGACCCCACCCCCAGCCCAGCAACACACAGCCAAGGGCAGGCGCCCGGCAGCCCGCCCCCAGCCCGGGGCTTCCGACGTCCGGCGGCAGCAGGGCAGGACGGCGAGTGCGGGGACACGGCGGCCGACCGCCCGTCCCGGAGCAAGGCGCCGGGAGCGGCAGCACGGCGACCCCACCCCCAGCCCAGCAACACACAGCCAAGGGCAGGCGCCCGGCAGCCCGTCCTCAGCTCGGCTCCTCCAGCGTCCGGCGGCGTCGAGGTAGCAGCGTGGCCAGGAGTAGGACTGCGGGGGCCGGGTCTGTCGGGGTTGCGCCGGTTCGGCGGCAGACCAGGGCGTCGGGGTCGCCCGGTGGCTGCTGGAGGCTGTAGCCGTCGGGGCAGTTGGGGCCGGCGTCGCCTGCCTCTCCCTTGGGCCCACGCTCGCCGCGCGGCCCTGCGGGGCCCGCGGGGCCATCGGGGCCCGAAGCTCCGCCCGCGCCGTCGGAGCCGTTGGTGCCGTCAGCTCCGTCGGCTCCGTCAGCGCCGTTGGAGCCCGGGGGGCCCGCCGCCCCTGCCGGTCCTTCCGGGCCCCGCTCGCCATTCGCGCCATTCGCGCCGTCCGCGCCCTCCGCGCCCTCCGCCCCGGCCGGGCCCGGTTCACCGGCCTCTCCCGACTCGCCCTGGTCCCCCTGTCGGCCGCCCACCCCCGGCGTCCCCTTCTCGCCCTGCGAGCCGGTGGCTCCGGGCGAACCGGGCACCCGTACTCGCACCCGGGACAGGAGATCCTCGACGGCGTCGGCGGGGTCCGGCGCCGCCGGGGTGTCGCCGTGGGAGCGGACCTGCGCGCGCAGGGTCCGTACGTCGCGGGCCAAAGTGGACACGGCCTCGCCGCGCCGGTCCGCCTCGGCGGCGAGCCGGTCTGCACGGCGGTCACCTGCGTCGATGCGGGCCCAGAGCAGCGCCGCGACACCGCAGAGCGCGACCAGCACACAGACGAGGAACACGGTGCGCCAACGGCGGGCCAGGAGTCGCTCGAGCTGGATCACGGAGTGCCTCCGAGCCGTTGGTTGTCGATGAGCAGCCGGGCGATCTCGCTCTGGTCGTGCACGTGGAGAGCATTCAACTCAGCGAGTTTCGTGTCGCGTTCGGCGACCTGCCGCTCCAGCCGGTCACGCTCGGTCTGGAGTCTCTCCGTGAGGCTGGAGTAGCCCGTGAGCGCGTTCTCACCGCGCTTGCCGAGATAGGCCACCACGGCCGCGCCCAGAATCCCGAGGCTGGCGAAAAGGGAACCTAAGAGAGTGATGGTGGCATCCAAGCGACTGCCTCCTGCACCTTGCGTACTCGGCCGGACTTCCGTCTTCCGTGCCGCCCGGCCGTTCGGGAACCTGCACTCGGATGCAGTAACGAGTCACATGCCCAGAGGATGTGCCCGTACGTTCCGTGCCGCGCACACGGAAAAAGCCCCCTGGCCACCGGCCAGAGGGCTTTAACCTCACATGGGAATTGTGGAGATGGCGGGAATCGAACCCGCGTCCAACGGTGCAAAAGGAGGGCTTCTCCGAGCGCAGTTCGCTTCGATTTTCTCGGCCCCGGAGATCTCGCGAACAAGTCTCCGACGGGCCCAGTCACTGTTTGATTTCCCATCGAACCCCGTGACCGGGCTCGATGGTTTAGTTCCCTAGATTATGCCAGGATCCGGGTCGGGAACACTCCCGGGCTGACACCCATTTAGGGTCCTTCACTCACTGCTTATTAGGCAGCGAGGGCGAAGGACTGGGAATCGCTCTTGTTATTGGCGATTATTGGTTGCGACATATGGTTTACGAGATCATTGCCGCTTCCTCGGCTCGCTTCCCCTGCTTCGACATCCGCTGTCGAAACCGATCATCCCCATGTTGTTTTTTCAATAGCCGCCCCGGCTGTGCGGGGCAGTGCCCATCGTACGTGACCAACGCCCGACGGGGCCAGCCAATTCCCGCGAGGCCCACCAGGGACCCACCAGGGACCCGACGGGGAGCCGCGGGCTAGGCGCTGCGCTGGCGCCGCTTGGCCGCCTCGATCGCGCGGTTCGTCTCGCGCAGGTCCTGCTTCTCCTTGAGCGTCTGGCGCTTGTCGTACTCCTTCTTGCCCTTGGCAAGGGCGATCTCTACCTTGACCCGGCTGTCCTTGAAGTACAGGGCCAGGGGCACGATCGTGTGACCCGTCTCCTGCGACTTGGACTCCAGCTTGTCGATCTCCGCCCGGTGCAGCAGGAGCTTGCGCTTCCGCGTGGCGGAGTGGTTGGTCCAGGTCCCCTGCACGTACTCCGGTACGTGGATGTTGTGCAGCCACGCCTCGCCGTGGTCGATGTGCACGAAGCCGTCCACCAGGGAGGCCCTGCCCATCCGCAGCGACTTGACCTCGGTGCCCATCAGGACGAGGCCGCACTCGTACGTGTCCAGGATGTGGTAGTCGTGCCGCGCCTTCTTGTTCTGCGCGACCATCTTCTTGCTGGGGGCCTTCTCGGCGGCCTTAGCAGCCTTGCGCTTTACCTTTTCCTTCGCCATAGTGCGGCCATTTTCGCACTACGAGGGGGGTCCGAGGCCAGTCAATACTGTCTCGGCCCGCGTCTCGGCCCCGTCCTCGACCTCCAGGTCCGGGGTGATGCCCCGGCCGTCGACCGCCTGCCCCGAAGGAGTGCGGTAGTGCCCGACCGTCAGCTCGGCGACCGAGCCGTCGGGCAGCCGGCTCGGCATCTGGACCGAGCCCTTGCCGAACGTCTTCGACCCCACCACGACCGCGCGGCCACGGTCCTGCAAGGCGCCCGTGAGCAGCTCGGCCGCGCTCATCGTGCCGCCGTCGACCAGCGCGACCACGGGTCTGGTGGTGTCACCGCCCCGCTCCGCGTGCAGGGCCTTCTGCCGACCACGTACGTCGTACGTGGCCACCAGGCCTCCGTCGACGAGCCCCGAAGCCGCGGTGACCGCCTCCGACACCAGGCCCCCGGAGTTGCCGCGCAGGTCGAGCAGGATCCCGGCGCCCTTGGGTGCGTCACGCACCGCGGACCGCACGCGCTCGCCCGTGCCCTTGGTGAAAGCCTCGACCTTGATCATGACGGCGCCGCCCGCGAGCTGCGTGACCGCGACGGAGTCCGTGGAGAGGCGGGCCCTGTGCAGTGTCTCGCTCCACGCGCGCGTGCCCCGCTCCAGGCCGAGCTCGACCGGGGAGCCGGCGCGGGCACCGCGCAGCAGGGACACGACCTCCGTCACGGGAAGTCCCGCCACGCGCCTGCCGTCGATGCTCCTGAGCCGGTCGCCCTCGCGGATGCCGGCCTGCTCGGCGGGGCCGCCTCGCTGGACCCGCGAGACCTCGATGCGCCCGTCGTCCGCGCGCCTGGCCCAGAGGCCGACACCGGTGTACGCGCCGTCGAGGGCCTGCTCGAACTCCCGGTACTCCCCAGGGGAGTACACCGATCCCCAGCGGTCGCCACTGCGGCTGACGGCGTCCTCCGCGGCCTTCTTGCCGGACTTGCCGTCGGCCATCGCCTCGGCGGCGGCATCGGCGGCTTCGTCGGCGGTGTCACCGGACGAGGCGACGGAACGGGTGGACGGCACAGGCGACTTCCGGCCTTCGCCGGACGCCTCGCTCCAGGACCCGGTCGCCGCCCCGGTAGCGAGCACACTCGCGAACACCAATGTCAGGGCGGCCCCGCGGCGGATACGGCGGGGCCGGGAGAGGCTGTCGCAGAACGGGTCGGGGCCTGACATGCCGGTGAGTCTAGGACAACGAAGGGCGCCGCACGGTCGGTTGAACCGTACAGCGCCCCGGACATACCTCACACCTCGCGGCACACGCCCCGCTTCACGAGGCACTCACCCGCAGCTCAGATCAGGTTGTACTGAGCGGCACTGCTGAGGTTGGTCGCGTACATCCCCCACATGCCCTTGGCGAACAGCTTGTTGGCCCCGCCGCCCAGCGGGTGCCGCTGCCACGCGGTCTTGGGCCCCTTGGCCCGCACGTCCAGATAGAGCCTGCCGCCGCTCTTCTTCTTCAGCGTGAAGGTGATGAGCTTGTTCGCGCCTTCCAGGTGACCAGGAAGGGACTTCAGACGGAAGTACGTCTTCCCCACCTTCGTCACACGCACGGGGTTGCACCGGCCGCCGCCCTTGAGGCAGATCTTCTGCCCCTTCTTGACGGTCTTCGGCATCCCCGGAATCGGGAAGACCGCGTTCATGATGCGGTTCATCTTGCGGAACGACACCTGGGCGGTCGCGGTGCGCCGGGAGATGAAGTACTCGTAGTGGTAGCCGTATTGGCCACCGCGCGCCGCCCGCGGCTGCGCTCCCAGCTCCGCCGCCGGGGCGGGCTGCTCGGCCGCCACCGCGGCGGTGCGCACGGGCTGCCCGGCCCCCGTGGCCGTGGCCTGCGCGGGCGCTCCCGAGGCCAGTACGGCGGCGGACAGCGCCAGGCCGACCACCGCCGTCCGGACTCCTCGCGCCGCCCTCTTGGCCGTGCGGCCATGCTTGAAACGTCGTATAGACACGACGGAACCCTCCCGATTTTTTTGTCAAAAAGCCCTGGTCAGGGGCAGATTGATCTTGATTCAGGAGGGCTTGTGTCGTCAAATCCGATGAAGGGGGGTCAGACCTTCAGGTACTTGCGCAGGGCGAAGAAGCCTGCGAACGCCGGCATGAGGAAGCTGACCGTAAGAACCAGCGGCAACTTGCCGAGTACCGCGTCCCAGCCAATGAAGTTGACCATGTCGATCTTGTCCACGAGCCAGTTGTTGATGAGGAAGTACTTGCCGGCGACCAGCAGCACGCAGGCGAAGGCCCCGCCGATCAGACCGGCGATGGCGGCCTCCATGACGAAGGGCACCTGGATGTAGAAGCTGGACGCACCGACCAGCCGCATGATGCCGGTCTCACGCCGTCGGCTGAACGCCGATACACGCACCGTGTTGACGATCAGCATCAGCGCGACGACCAGCATGAGCCCCATGACGCCGAGCGCCGCGTACCGCATGCCGTTGAGCAGGTTGAAGAGGTTGTCCAGGACGCTGCGTTGGTCCGTCACGCTCTGCACGCCCGGCCGCCCGCTGAAGGCCGTGTTGACGACCTGGTACTTCTCCGGGTTCTTGAGCTTGACCCGGAACGACTCCTGCATCTGGTCCGGCGTGAGGGAGCTGGACAGCGGGGAGTCGCCGAACTGCTCTTTGTAGTGCTTGTACGCCTGGTCGGCCGTCTCGTACTGGACCGTGTCGACGACTGGCATCTTCTTCAGATCCGTGCGGATCTGTTCCTTCTGCTCGTTCGTGACGGCGCCCTTGGTGCACCCGGGGTCCTGCTCGGCGTCCCCCTTGTTGCACAGGAAGATCGAAACGTTGACCTTGTCGTACCAGAAGCCCTTCATCGTGCTCACCTGGTCGCTCATCAGGAGCGAGGCTCCGAAGAGGGCGAGCGAGAGGGCTACAGAGACGATGACGGCGAAGGTCATCGTGAGATTACGGCGGAGACCGACGCCGATCTCCGACAGGACGAACTGGGCGCGCATGGCTCCCTTTCAGTGGATCAGTGCAGTGGATCAGTACGGGTCGTCAGTGCTGGTAGCCGTAGACGCCGCGCGACTGGTCGCGGACGAGACGGCCCTTCTCCAGCTCGATGACCCGCTTGCGCATCTGGTCCACGATCTGCTGGTCGTGGGTCGCCATGACGACGGTCGTGCCGGTCCGGTTGATCCGGTCGAGCAGCTTCATGATGCCGACCGAGGTCTGCGGGTCGAGGTTGCCGGTCGGCTCGTCGGCGATGAGGAGCTTCGGACGGTTGACGAAGGCTCGCGCGATCGCCACCCGCTGCTGCTCACCACCGGAGAGCTCGCCGGGCATCCGGTCCTCCTTGCCGCCGAGACCGACGAGGTCGAGGACCTGGGGCACGGACTTGCGGATCTCGCCACGGGACTTGCCGATGACTTCCTGCGCGAACGCGACGTTCTCGCCCACGGTCTTGTTCGGAAGGAGGCGGAAGTCCTGGAAGACGGTGCCCAACTGGCGCCGCATGTGGGGCACCTTGAAGTTGGAGAGGCGCGCGAGGTCCTTGCCGAGGACGTGCACCTGGCCGTGGCTGGTGCGCTCCTCGCGCAGGACCAACCGCAGGAAGGTGGACTTTCCGGAGCCGGAGGAGCCCACCAGGAAGACGAACTCGCCCTTCTCGATCTCCAGAGAGACATCCCGGAGGGCGGGCCGGGTCTGCTTGGGGTAGGCCTTGGAGACGTTGTCGAATCGGATCACGGATGCACCACGGGTCGCCGGGGGTAGGTGAGCGTGACCATACGCGAAGCGGGTACGCGAGCGCAGTCAGCGTCCTGAGTTGCGCGAATTGTCGCGGATATACCACGGAACGTAACAGTCGGAAACCGACGAGGATGGGCGGGCCGCGCCGAAATTCGTGGAAGCTGGCACAGTGGTAGGGGGAACGGTTGGGTTCCCTCTAGCGTTGGGCAGGCTGTAACTGTGCGGGAGGAGAAGCGCATGACCCATGACAGGTTGGTATGCGCGAACTGCGCGGGGCCCGTGAGTGAAGGCCGCTGCCCCGTCTGCCGGGCCAGCCGCGAGCGCCTGCAGCAGGAGGGACCGTTCGGCGGCCTCAGCCCTGCGGCGCTGATAGGGGTGCTCGTCGTGCTGATCGCGGCGGTGGCCCTGCTGGCGCACCAGACCGCTTAGCGCGCCGCTCAGTACGCCTGAGGCGCGTGCCAGGACACCAGAAGGGCCCGGAGCTGGATGCTCCGGGCCCTTCTCTCATGTCATGCGCCGCATACGTCTCCGTACGCTCCGTACGCTCCGTACGCGGATGCCGTCGCCCTGGATCAGGCGGCTGCGCCGCGGTTGCCGACGAAGCGCGGCAGGATGCGGAAGCCGATGCCGCCGGCGATCATCGTCGCGGCGCCGATCAGCAGGAACGTGGTCTCGGCGGCGCCCGTCTCGGCGAGCTCGCCCTTGTCGGCCTTGTCACCCTGCTCGACCGGGGTGGAGCCCGTGTCGGTCAGGCTGTCCTTGCCCTTGCCCTGCTCGACGGGGTTGGAGCCGCCGTCGGGGTCGTTG from Streptomyces sp. BA2 encodes:
- the dacB gene encoding D-alanyl-D-alanine carboxypeptidase/D-alanyl-D-alanine endopeptidase; the encoded protein is MSRPVRRVNARMRHWIWPAVLGVAAATLSVSSPAGADSDRSGLPEAIDTILGDPRMEGGAASVVVADAASGDVLYQHLPSGRLMPASNTKLLTSAAAMEQLGPDHRFTTDVLSDGKRHGSTLSGNLYLRGTGDPTTLVGDYERLAAKVADSGVRRVSGRLVADDTRFDDKRIGDTWAGDDEFAYYAAQISPLSVAPDTDYDTGTVIVEASPGAKAGDRPKVTVTPKTDYVDVDNSAKTVPAGGEDTLTIEREHGTNTITVTGTVPVGGGATKEWITVWEPTGYAAAIFRDALKGHGVRVSGPTKAGIATPKGARQLASHDSMPLKELMIPFMKLSNNMHAENLTKAMGHEATGRAGSWPDGIASISAYLKTAGVDPGKLRHVDGSGLSRKNNAPADQLIKLLLSAKGEPWYADWYKSLPVACDPDKFVGGTLRTRMCGTPAALNVRAKTGSLTGASALSGYVKDAGGRELVFSIILNNYMPSSVKALEDAIVVTLAKSTEDEAVLVRPRSERGAEPSGDLECSWRKPARC
- a CDS encoding collagen-like protein — its product is MIQLERLLARRWRTVFLVCVLVALCGVAALLWARIDAGDRRADRLAAEADRRGEAVSTLARDVRTLRAQVRSHGDTPAAPDPADAVEDLLSRVRVRVPGSPGATGSQGEKGTPGVGGRQGDQGESGEAGEPGPAGAEGAEGADGANGANGERGPEGPAGAAGPPGSNGADGADGADGTNGSDGAGGASGPDGPAGPAGPRGERGPKGEAGDAGPNCPDGYSLQQPPGDPDALVCRRTGATPTDPAPAVLLLATLLPRRRRTLEEPS
- the smpB gene encoding SsrA-binding protein SmpB, with product MAKEKVKRKAAKAAEKAPSKKMVAQNKKARHDYHILDTYECGLVLMGTEVKSLRMGRASLVDGFVHIDHGEAWLHNIHVPEYVQGTWTNHSATRKRKLLLHRAEIDKLESKSQETGHTIVPLALYFKDSRVKVEIALAKGKKEYDKRQTLKEKQDLRETNRAIEAAKRRQRSA
- a CDS encoding S41 family peptidase, producing MSGPDPFCDSLSRPRRIRRGAALTLVFASVLATGAATGSWSEASGEGRKSPVPSTRSVASSGDTADEAADAAAEAMADGKSGKKAAEDAVSRSGDRWGSVYSPGEYREFEQALDGAYTGVGLWARRADDGRIEVSRVQRGGPAEQAGIREGDRLRSIDGRRVAGLPVTEVVSLLRGARAGSPVELGLERGTRAWSETLHRARLSTDSVAVTQLAGGAVMIKVEAFTKGTGERVRSAVRDAPKGAGILLDLRGNSGGLVSEAVTAASGLVDGGLVATYDVRGRQKALHAERGGDTTRPVVALVDGGTMSAAELLTGALQDRGRAVVVGSKTFGKGSVQMPSRLPDGSVAELTVGHYRTPSGQAVDGRGITPDLEVEDGAETRAETVLTGLGPPS
- the ftsX gene encoding permease-like cell division protein FtsX, producing MRAQFVLSEIGVGLRRNLTMTFAVIVSVALSLALFGASLLMSDQVSTMKGFWYDKVNVSIFLCNKGDAEQDPGCTKGAVTNEQKEQIRTDLKKMPVVDTVQYETADQAYKHYKEQFGDSPLSSSLTPDQMQESFRVKLKNPEKYQVVNTAFSGRPGVQSVTDQRSVLDNLFNLLNGMRYAALGVMGLMLVVALMLIVNTVRVSAFSRRRETGIMRLVGASSFYIQVPFVMEAAIAGLIGGAFACVLLVAGKYFLINNWLVDKIDMVNFIGWDAVLGKLPLVLTVSFLMPAFAGFFALRKYLKV
- the ftsE gene encoding cell division ATP-binding protein FtsE — protein: MIRFDNVSKAYPKQTRPALRDVSLEIEKGEFVFLVGSSGSGKSTFLRLVLREERTSHGQVHVLGKDLARLSNFKVPHMRRQLGTVFQDFRLLPNKTVGENVAFAQEVIGKSRGEIRKSVPQVLDLVGLGGKEDRMPGELSGGEQQRVAIARAFVNRPKLLIADEPTGNLDPQTSVGIMKLLDRINRTGTTVVMATHDQQIVDQMRKRVIELEKGRLVRDQSRGVYGYQH